The following are encoded together in the Thermodesulfobacteriota bacterium genome:
- a CDS encoding type II toxin-antitoxin system RelE/ParE family toxin, with amino-acid sequence MARYRILIKPSAVKEIERIPNKKDRQRIVSRIAKLADNPRPSRCEKLTGEEKYRVRQGWYRIVYLIEDQDLVVYVFKIGHRKDIYR; translated from the coding sequence GTGGCACGATATAGGATTCTGATTAAGCCTTCGGCAGTTAAAGAGATTGAACGAATTCCCAACAAAAAAGACCGTCAGCGCATAGTGTCGAGAATTGCTAAACTTGCAGACAATCCCAGACCATCGCGTTGTGAGAAACTTACTGGAGAAGAGAAATACCGCGTCCGTCAGGGCTGGTATCGAATTGTATACTTGATCGAGGACCAAGACCTAGTTGTGTACGTTTTCAAGATCGGACATAGAAAAGACATATATCGTTGA
- a CDS encoding ribbon-helix-helix domain-containing protein has protein sequence MKGTQKRATIYFNPDVHRALRLKAAETDRSISDIVNEAVNLSLAEDEEDLAAFEERKTERNLAFENVLKDLKKRGTI, from the coding sequence ATGAAAGGGACCCAGAAAAGAGCAACTATTTATTTCAATCCGGATGTTCATAGGGCTCTAAGGCTAAAAGCAGCCGAGACAGACCGATCCATCTCTGACATAGTAAACGAAGCTGTAAATCTAAGCCTGGCAGAGGATGAAGAAGATTTGGCCGCATTTGAAGAGCGAAAAACCGAACGCAATTTGGCATTCGAAAATGTGCTGAAAGACCTTAAGAAACGTGGCACGATATAG